A single region of the Veillonellales bacterium genome encodes:
- the argH gene encoding argininosuccinate lyase, producing MSMWGGRFTKSTDVMVEEFTSSISFDSRMYKEDIAGSTAHARMLAKCGILSAAEAKVIVDGLQSILADIEAGNFDFQISLEDVHMNIEKRLTERIGPVGGKLHTARSRNDQVALDTHMYLRKEITAIAKLLIDLQQSIMDVAQKYPHAIMPGYTHLQRAQPILFSHHLMAYFYMLARDFSRLEGVRERTDIMPLGAGALAGTTFPIDRHFVAEQLQFARVYENSLDAVSDRDYILEFLSFASILMMHLSRISEEIIFWSSAEFNFIELDDAHCTGSSIMPQKKNPDVAELVRGKTGRVFGHLMAMLTVAKGLPLAYNKDLQEDKEGLFDTIDTVKFSLTVYASMLRAMKVNQARMGETVRHDFSNATDMADYLVKKGLPFRQAHEVVGKCVRYCIDQHKWLMDLSLKEYKQFSPLFEADILEAIKIETCVEARNSYGGTSPAQVAQSLTTAGKILSKEESALATYTKD from the coding sequence ATGAGTATGTGGGGCGGTAGATTTACCAAAAGCACCGATGTAATGGTGGAGGAATTTACCTCCTCCATTTCTTTTGACAGCCGCATGTACAAAGAAGATATTGCCGGCAGCACGGCTCATGCCCGGATGCTGGCTAAATGCGGCATTTTAAGTGCGGCGGAAGCCAAAGTTATCGTCGACGGCCTGCAGTCCATTCTCGCTGATATCGAAGCCGGGAATTTTGATTTCCAGATTTCTCTGGAAGACGTTCATATGAATATTGAAAAGCGGCTGACGGAGCGCATTGGTCCTGTCGGCGGCAAACTCCATACCGCTCGCAGCCGGAACGATCAGGTTGCACTCGATACTCACATGTATCTGCGTAAGGAAATTACGGCTATTGCCAAACTGCTGATTGATTTGCAGCAATCAATCATGGACGTAGCCCAAAAATATCCTCATGCCATCATGCCGGGCTATACTCATTTGCAGCGGGCTCAGCCTATTTTATTCTCCCACCACCTCATGGCTTATTTCTATATGCTGGCCCGGGATTTTTCCCGGCTGGAAGGCGTGCGGGAACGAACGGATATTATGCCTTTGGGGGCGGGAGCTCTGGCGGGGACCACATTCCCCATTGACCGGCACTTTGTCGCCGAGCAGCTCCAGTTTGCCCGGGTCTATGAAAACAGCCTTGATGCCGTCAGCGACCGGGATTATATTCTTGAATTCCTTTCCTTTGCGTCCATTTTGATGATGCATTTAAGCCGTATCAGTGAGGAGATTATTTTCTGGTCTTCGGCTGAGTTCAACTTTATTGAACTGGATGACGCTCACTGCACCGGTTCCAGCATTATGCCTCAGAAAAAAAATCCCGATGTCGCCGAACTGGTTCGCGGTAAAACCGGCAGAGTATTTGGTCATCTTATGGCTATGCTGACAGTGGCGAAAGGACTGCCTCTGGCTTATAATAAAGACTTACAGGAAGATAAAGAAGGTTTGTTTGATACCATTGACACGGTTAAGTTCAGCTTGACCGTATATGCGTCGATGCTGCGGGCCATGAAAGTCAATCAGGCGCGGATGGGCGAGACGGTGCGCCATGATTTCTCCAACGCAACCGATATGGCCGATTATTTGGTGAAAAAGGGCTTGCCTTTCCGCCAGGCCCATGAAGTGGTTGGCAAATGCGTACGTTATTGTATCGATCAGCATAAATGGCTGATGGATTTATCGCTGAAGGAATACAAACAATTTTCTCCCCTCTTTGAGGCGGATATTCTGGAAGCGATCAAAATCGAGACCTGCGTTGAGGCGCGAAACTCGTATGGCGGAACTTCACCCGCTCAGGTAGCACAATCGCTGACAACTGCCGGTAAAATTCTGTCCAAAGAAGAAAGTGCTCTTGCCACGTATACAAAAGATTGA
- the cdaA gene encoding diadenylate cyclase CdaA: protein MLLQIQGILSTVGMLDVVDILIVAFVVYKTYFMIRDTRALALVKGLIILLVFTLASKWLGLNVINWLLQKTMTVVLVALPVVFQPELRRALEQLGRGHLFGKNVFLNEEETANLLDEIAKAVAVLSQNKIGALIVLERETGLQDYIETGIKVDGFVSSEFLINIFIPNTPLHDGAAILRGNRLSAAGCLLPLTEDRRLNKELGTRHRAAIGITEQSDAVVVVVSEETGILSIARGGQLQRYLDAASLKDELRPLFAGKHSALADLRNWRKSQ from the coding sequence ATGCTGTTACAAATCCAAGGAATTCTTTCAACAGTCGGAATGTTGGATGTTGTGGATATTCTTATCGTGGCTTTCGTTGTATATAAAACCTATTTTATGATCCGGGACACTCGGGCATTAGCGCTGGTAAAGGGACTGATTATTCTGCTCGTATTTACCTTAGCCAGTAAGTGGCTGGGGTTAAACGTCATTAACTGGCTGCTGCAGAAGACCATGACTGTAGTTTTGGTTGCCTTGCCGGTGGTCTTTCAGCCGGAGCTTCGCCGGGCGCTGGAACAGCTGGGACGAGGCCATTTGTTCGGTAAAAACGTGTTTTTAAATGAAGAAGAGACGGCAAATCTGCTTGACGAAATTGCCAAGGCCGTAGCGGTACTATCGCAGAACAAAATCGGCGCTTTGATTGTTCTGGAGCGGGAAACAGGCTTACAGGATTATATCGAAACAGGGATAAAAGTGGACGGCTTTGTATCCAGTGAATTTTTGATTAATATTTTTATCCCCAATACGCCGCTGCATGACGGGGCGGCCATTCTCAGGGGCAACCGGTTAAGCGCGGCGGGTTGTCTTTTACCGCTGACAGAGGATCGCAGACTGAATAAAGAATTGGGCACACGCCATCGGGCGGCCATCGGCATTACCGAACAGAGCGACGCCGTGGTAGTGGTGGTCAGTGAAGAAACCGGTATCCTTTCCATTGCCCGGGGCGGACAATTGCAGCGCTATTTGGATGCCGCTTCTTTAAAGGACGAACTGCGTCCCCTGTTTGCCGGCAAACATTCTGCGCTGGCAGACTTGCGTAATTGGAGGAAATCGCAATAA
- a CDS encoding CdaR family protein, with amino-acid sequence MTAKILAVIFATMLWLYVMNEQNPPVEVSFQAPLEVRNLAGSLIVTDVPDIVRVKVRGPRSAIAAITAQDIKCYIDLKGLEEGQHSVKIHTSIPASLEVVEVMPDKVRLVIDSIISRQLPVDVNLKGTPLSGAAIGKVLPSVAQVKVVGTRSVMDAAEKVVAQVDVSGRSADFTVEAPLIAVDHEGKAVEGLTLYPATINVSLTISNLSRKTVPVKAVLANELAKGLILQSITAEPDKVELLGDGQLLEKVDAILTEPINLTEINKSMDKEVKLQLREGITVQKNTVLVHITVEKKL; translated from the coding sequence ATGACCGCCAAAATACTGGCTGTCATATTTGCCACTATGTTATGGCTGTATGTAATGAACGAGCAAAATCCACCGGTAGAAGTCAGCTTTCAGGCCCCGCTGGAAGTTCGCAATTTGGCGGGAAGTCTGATTGTCACTGATGTGCCTGATATTGTCCGGGTTAAAGTGCGGGGACCCCGCAGCGCGATTGCCGCGATTACAGCGCAGGATATTAAGTGCTACATTGATTTAAAGGGATTGGAAGAAGGTCAGCATTCCGTTAAGATACATACCTCTATTCCGGCCAGTCTGGAAGTAGTGGAGGTGATGCCGGATAAGGTACGGCTGGTGATTGATTCCATCATTAGCCGACAGCTGCCGGTTGATGTCAATTTGAAAGGGACGCCGCTGTCTGGTGCTGCCATTGGTAAAGTGCTGCCAAGTGTGGCGCAGGTCAAGGTTGTCGGCACCCGGAGTGTGATGGATGCTGCGGAAAAAGTAGTGGCTCAGGTGGATGTAAGCGGCCGCAGCGCCGATTTTACCGTAGAAGCGCCATTAATTGCCGTTGACCATGAAGGAAAAGCAGTGGAAGGATTGACTCTCTATCCGGCTACTATTAATGTAAGCCTGACGATTAGCAATCTCAGCCGGAAAACAGTTCCGGTAAAAGCAGTACTGGCGAATGAACTGGCTAAAGGGTTGATACTCCAGAGCATTACCGCTGAGCCGGATAAAGTGGAATTATTAGGCGACGGACAATTGCTGGAAAAGGTGGATGCGATATTGACCGAACCGATCAATTTAACTGAAATTAATAAAAGTATGGATAAAGAGGTCAAACTGCAGCTCAGGGAAGGCATAACCGTGCAAAAAAATACGGTATTGGTGCACATTACCGTAGAGAAGAAACTGTGA
- a CDS encoding FAD-dependent protein has protein sequence MLRVTNLRVALDHDASLKKIAAKRLQIPLQAVLEVVIVRKALDARRKYNINFVYSLDVRTSLPEGQTISKFRNDRDVALVPDLKPQPIIPGCKPLDSQPVVVGLGPAGMFAALMLAKQGYHPLVLERGRDVDCRTRAVADFWRSGNFDAATNVQFGEGGAGTFSDGKLTTRVQDPRMGEVLDILVEAGAPPEIRYEHKPHIGTDKLRTVVKNIRNRILALGGQVEFEARVTDVKIKDGSLQGLVINENRYIPCQAALFGIGHSARDTYGMLYRRGVAMEAKPFAVGVRIEHPQELIDKAQYGPSAGHKKLGRADYALVYHDKASGRTAYSFCMCPGGLVVAAASEAGGVATNGMSLYDRASGIANSALVVNVNPADCGRDVLSGIDFQRQYEQLAYQYGGSNYYAPVQTVGDFLAGTSGSKDFLTPPSYQPGFTAVDLHHCLPSFVTGALAAALHDFDRKIKGFSHKQAVMTGVETRTSAPVRLVRTERYLSVNTAGFYPIGEGAGYAGGIMSAALDGLNAAIAIITEYKP, from the coding sequence TTGTTGCGCGTAACAAATCTTCGGGTTGCTTTGGATCATGATGCCTCACTGAAAAAAATAGCCGCCAAGCGTCTGCAAATACCACTTCAAGCTGTGCTTGAGGTGGTTATTGTGCGTAAAGCCCTTGACGCCCGGCGAAAATATAATATAAACTTTGTATATTCCCTGGATGTTCGCACTAGTTTACCTGAAGGACAAACTATAAGTAAATTCCGGAATGACCGGGATGTTGCTTTAGTACCCGACCTGAAGCCGCAGCCGATTATCCCCGGCTGCAAGCCTTTGGATTCCCAGCCGGTTGTAGTAGGACTGGGACCGGCCGGCATGTTTGCCGCCCTTATGCTGGCCAAACAGGGGTATCACCCTCTGGTTTTGGAGCGGGGGCGGGATGTGGATTGCCGTACCCGGGCGGTGGCTGACTTTTGGCGCAGCGGAAATTTTGACGCAGCTACCAATGTGCAATTTGGCGAAGGCGGTGCCGGTACCTTTTCCGACGGTAAGCTGACCACCAGAGTACAGGACCCCCGCATGGGAGAAGTGCTGGATATACTGGTGGAAGCCGGTGCTCCACCGGAGATCCGCTATGAGCATAAGCCCCATATCGGTACGGATAAATTGCGGACCGTGGTAAAGAATATCAGAAATCGCATTCTCGCTTTAGGCGGGCAGGTGGAGTTTGAAGCCAGAGTGACGGATGTGAAGATAAAAGACGGCAGCCTGCAGGGATTGGTGATCAATGAAAATCGTTATATTCCCTGTCAGGCCGCTTTATTCGGCATTGGCCACAGCGCTCGGGATACCTATGGAATGCTGTACCGGCGGGGGGTAGCCATGGAAGCGAAGCCTTTCGCCGTCGGGGTGCGGATTGAGCATCCCCAGGAACTGATTGACAAGGCGCAGTATGGGCCATCTGCCGGTCATAAAAAACTGGGGAGGGCTGATTATGCCCTCGTTTATCATGACAAAGCGAGCGGCCGTACCGCCTATTCCTTCTGCATGTGTCCGGGCGGTTTGGTGGTAGCCGCCGCCTCCGAAGCAGGCGGCGTGGCCACCAATGGAATGAGCTTGTACGACAGGGCTTCCGGTATCGCCAACAGCGCCCTGGTAGTCAATGTGAATCCGGCGGACTGCGGCCGGGATGTATTGAGCGGTATTGATTTTCAGCGGCAGTACGAACAGCTGGCCTACCAATACGGGGGATCAAACTATTATGCTCCGGTGCAAACGGTAGGCGACTTTTTAGCCGGTACTTCCGGCAGCAAAGATTTTCTCACTCCACCCAGCTATCAACCGGGCTTTACAGCGGTGGACCTGCATCATTGCCTGCCTTCTTTCGTTACCGGCGCGCTAGCCGCTGCCCTGCATGATTTTGACCGGAAAATTAAAGGCTTTAGTCATAAACAGGCGGTCATGACCGGAGTGGAAACCAGGACATCGGCTCCGGTGCGGTTGGTACGCACGGAACGGTATTTGTCCGTCAATACTGCCGGCTTTTATCCCATCGGCGAGGGAGCCGGGTATGCCGGCGGCATCATGAGCGCCGCCCTTGACGGACTGAATGCTGCAATTGCAATTATTACTGAATATAAGCCATAG